From the genome of Candidatus Schekmanbacteria bacterium:
AAATACTTGCATATTGAATCTGCCAATTCTGGTATTGTGAATTTAGGCGGCTTAATATCTGCTTTTAAATTATATTTTTCAAGCTCTTTTTCTGTAATATCTCCTATCACAGCAAAGAGAGGCTTACTCCCATTCATCTTGAAAAAATTCTTGCCTGCTAATTTGAAAAAACTTCTGACAGCCATAGAAGATGTAAAAACAACAACATCAATTCCACTTGAAAGCTTCTTCTTTAAAGCATCTTTGTTTTCAATGGCCGTTACTATATCATATAAACAATATTCTTTTATCTTTCCCCCCATAGCCTTTAAAGATTCTCTCAATATCGAATTTCCTGATGAAGATCGAAAGACAAGGATTTTCTTATCATTAACTGCTCTTTTCCTCAAACCTTTGGCAATTCCTCTTGAAGAATATTCTTCAGGTACAAAGTCAACTTCAATACCTATCTTATTGAGCGTATCAGCCGTGGCTTCCCCAATGGCACATATTTTAATCTTTTTTAATCCAATCTTCTGTACCTTCCTCATAAGTTTCTTTTCAAAGATATTCACTGATGTCTTGCTTGTAAAAATAATCCATTCAGCTTCATTGATTTCATTCAAAATCTTATCTTTTATAGCTTTCACATCTCGCTCACATACTTTAATTACTGGAACATTTATTGCCTTTGCCCCTCTTTCCCTAATCAATGTTGACAATCTTTCATCTTTTGATTTCGGCCTTGTTATCAAAATCTTTTTACCCAACAGCGGTTTTTCAGTTGAAACCAATCTTTCGCCAAGTCTAACTGTTTCTCCCACGACGAGAATCGCAGGTGATTTAACTTTCATCTTTTCTGCAATCCTGACTATATTTCCAATATTTCCACCTGCCGCTCTTTGAGTCGGCAAGGTCCCTTCTTGAATCAGAATTGCTGGAGTCCTTCTTGAAACACCTGCTCTTATCAAGGATGCAGTTATTTTTTTAAGGCCGCTAACAGTCATAAGGACAATTAAAGTAGCCCCCTTTTTGCTTTTTAATATCTTTGCTTCTTCCTTCAACGATGCTGGTTTCCCGTCTGCTCTTTTGCCTGCCGTTATAACAACTGTCGAAGCATATTGCCGATGAGTAATCGGGACACCAATAGACTCAGGCACGGCAATTGCCGAGGAAACACCCGGAATAACCTCGACGGTAATGTCTTTTTCGCTTAGATATTCAACTTCCTCCGCTCCTCGTCCAAATAAAAAAGGGTCCCCCCCTTTAAGGCGGACAACGGATTTTCCTTTTTCTGCTTCAGCCAAAATTAGTCTGTTGATTTCTAACTGGCTATTGTTATCAGCACCTGCCCTTTTACCACAATATATGAGCTTTGACTGCTTTGAAGCATATTTAAGAATTGATTTGTTTATTAGGCGGTCATAAAAAATCACATCTGCTTTTCTGATTGCCTCGATTCCTTTGAGAGTTATGAGTTTTTCATCGCCGGGACCCGCTCCAACGAGCACTACTTTTCCCTTTTTCCTGTTAGTCCTACTTTTCATATTACTTGATATTCAAAAATTTTTCTGCCCCTTTATCGAGCATTTTCTGTGCAAGAATCCTTCCCAACTCTTCAGCCTCTTTGATATCTCCTCTGATTTTATCTTTCAACATTTCACTGCCATCAGAAGATAGAATTGCACATACGATTTCAGCTTTGTCATCAGTTGTTGAACAATAAACACCAACAGGCAAATGGCATCCTGCACCTATCTCATTTATAAAAGCCCTTTCAGCCATAACAGCCGTTCTTGTTCGAAAGTCATCTATTGATTTGAACAATCTCCTTAAAGATGAATCTGCCTTCAAAACTTCAACTGCTACAGCGCCCTGTCCTGCTGAAGGAATGAAATAATCAGTGTCGAGGTATTCACTTACTTTCCCTTGAAACCCGAGTCGATTGATGCCGGCAGCTGCTATGATAATGCCGTCAACTTCATTTTCTTCAACTTTTCTAATCCTTGTATC
Proteins encoded in this window:
- the cobA gene encoding uroporphyrinogen-III C-methyltransferase; this translates as MKSRTNRKKGKVVLVGAGPGDEKLITLKGIEAIRKADVIFYDRLINKSILKYASKQSKLIYCGKRAGADNNSQLEINRLILAEAEKGKSVVRLKGGDPFLFGRGAEEVEYLSEKDITVEVIPGVSSAIAVPESIGVPITHRQYASTVVITAGKRADGKPASLKEEAKILKSKKGATLIVLMTVSGLKKITASLIRAGVSRRTPAILIQEGTLPTQRAAGGNIGNIVRIAEKMKVKSPAILVVGETVRLGERLVSTEKPLLGKKILITRPKSKDERLSTLIRERGAKAINVPVIKVCERDVKAIKDKILNEINEAEWIIFTSKTSVNIFEKKLMRKVQKIGLKKIKICAIGEATADTLNKIGIEVDFVPEEYSSRGIAKGLRKRAVNDKKILVFRSSSGNSILRESLKAMGGKIKEYCLYDIVTAIENKDALKKKLSSGIDVVVFTSSMAVRSFFKLAGKNFFKMNGSKPLFAVIGDITEKELEKYNLKADIKPPKFTIPELADSICKYFYRKE
- a CDS encoding hydroxymethylbilane synthase; amino-acid sequence: MKRIRLGTRKSKLAIRQAELVRNAILQKNTSVEVEIIGITTEGDIGRNSRSELGKGSFVKKLEEELLAGKIDAAVHSAKDMPANIPDKLDIAAFIEREDPRDVFISNKAQSLSRLPMPFKIGTSSPRRRAFLLHYCTDVDVVKIRGNVDTRIRKVEENEVDGIIIAAAGINRLGFQGKVSEYLDTDYFIPSAGQGAVAVEVLKADSSLRRLFKSIDDFRTRTAVMAERAFINEIGAGCHLPVGVYCSTTDDKAEIVCAILSSDGSEMLKDKIRGDIKEAEELGRILAQKMLDKGAEKFLNIK